TAAACTTGGAGCAACTGAATTGGTTACAAATGACCCATTTAAAACCAACAACCATTTGCTAAAATAAGTTTCTACAAATTAGATTTTGCACTGTTGTAATTTACCAGCTCCTGCATCATGGAGCGTAGCTTATTCTtagtctattttaaaaataggtgaCCCTTTGTGTCAtggaaaaagaacataaaaacatGTATTCCTGGAGGACTACTCAGGACAGTGATCAATTTATAAAATATAGCCTGAATTAAAAAACTAATTGTTACCAAAAGAATAATTATAGTAGTAAATTTCTGACACCAGCAAATCCTTCTGCATCTCTGAACTCTAACTCTCTCCGGTCCTTACAGGTCTGTTTCCCTATTGGTGTCCAGACAGAGAGCATAGAGGGATTTTCTGAGATCTACGTTACTTTTTGCTTTGATATTGGTTTTCTCTAAGGAGCTGGTGCCATTGTTGAACCCCTCACTGTTTTCCAAGTGCACAAGAGATTTGTTCAGAGAGTTTCTACTGGATCTTCTCTTCACATCTCCCCCCGCTGTGCTGCCCTGAGCACTACTGTGTTCATCTTTGAGGATGGCTTGCTCTTCATGATCAGTCTCTCGGTGGTAGAAGTAATTGAAGTTGGATACAAtgacagggacaggcagggcaaTGGTGAGCACACCTGCGATGGCACACAAGGAACCCACAATCTTGCCCCCCACGGTGACAGGTCGCATATCGCCATAGCCCACAGTGGTCATGGTAACCACTGCCCACCAGAAAGCATCAGGGATGCTGGAGAAATGAGACTCAGGGTCATCAGCCTCAGCAAAGTAGACAGCACTGGAGAAGAGGATCACCCCaataaagaggaagaagatgaggagGCCCAGCTCCCTCATGCTGGCTTTCAAAGTCTGTCCCAAGATCTGCAGACCCTTGGAGTGCCTGGAGAGCTTGAAGATCCTGAAGACCCTGACCAGGCGAATAACTCTGAGGATGGCCAGGGACATGGCTTGCTGCTGGCCCCCGCCTCCATTGCCACTGCCAGCCCCGGGCTGCTCATGGGCCAGCTCTGTGCCCAGGGTGATGAAGTAGGGGATGATGGCCACGATGTCAATGATGTTCATGATGTTGCGGGAGAACTCGGGCTTGCTGGGGCAGGCAAAGAAGCGGACGAGGAGCTCAAAGGTGAACCAGATCACGCAGGTGGTCTCGATGACGAAGAAGGGGTCAGAGAGGCTACTGGGTGGCTGCATGGGCGCAGAGTCCCCGGTCGTGCCATTCAAACCTCCACTTTGtgggggcaggggcacaggcaTCTCCCTCTCATCCCTGAATTCTGGCAGGGTCTCCAGGCAGAAGGTGATGATGGAGATGAGGATGACCAGCACGGAGACGATGGCGATGGCCCGTGCTGAGCCGGAGCTCTCGGGGTACTCAAAGATGAGCCAGACCTGGCGCTGGAACTCGTTGCGGGGCAGgggcttctcctcctctttgatGAAGCCCTCATCCTCCCGGAAGCGCTCCATGGCCTCCTCACCCAGCTGGTAGAAGCGGATCTCGTCGGCGAAGACGTCGATGGAGACATTGACGGGCCGGCGGAGCTTGCCCCCGGACTGGTAGAAGTAGAGGATCCCGTCAAAGCTGGGCCGGTTCCGGTCGAAGAAGTACTCGTTGCGGAGCGGGTCGAAGTAGCGCATGCGCTTATCCGGGTCTCCCAGCAGCGTGTTGGGGAACTGGTTGAGGGTGCCCAGCTGGGTCTCGAAGCGCAGCCCCGAGATGTTGATCAGCACCCGCTGGTGGTGCATGACGCCCCGGctcgccgccgccaccgcctcctcctcctcctcttcgcccgccgccgccatggccatGCCCCGGCGGTGCCCCCCTTCCTCCGGGGGGCCCATCTCCACGGCCGcaccggggcgcggggcgcgcggcggcggtTGGGGCGGCGgttggggcggcgggggggcttcGCACGCCGCCGCCTGGCCGTTggggctgcccgcgctgccgctgcggcgcctcccgccgcctccccggggggccggcgggggccggtcCCGCTCCTCGtccgccggcggcggcggaggcggaggcggcggcggcgtggcGCCCTCCTTGCCGTCGCTCAGCCacggcgcggcggcagcggcggagcCGACGATGTGGAGCAAgtcgccccgccgccgggcccgggcgctgccgccgccaccgccgccgccggccgcggcatCCTCGCCGCCCGCGATGGCCGTGGCGCCGCCGTTCTCCAGAGTCACCAGCGCGATCTCCATGGGCAGCGGCGGCAGGAGGCAGGCGCGACTGAGGCGGCGGGCATGCTGCgctcgccgccccgccgccgccgccgccggccacCTCCGGGCGGCcgccctgtcctgccctgccctgcccgcctccGCCTCACTGCGCGGCGGAGCGCGGCCGAGCGCGGCCCGGGAAAGCCGCCCGGGGACCCGGATATGAACGAGCCATCATTATATTATGGTGACTTGACGTCAAAAAGGATCCCTTCTCCTCCGCGCCCCCGTGCAGGCAGCGGCAGCCTCCCCCGGGGAACCGGGATCCCGCATCCCCCGTGCCGCGCCCCGCCCTGCGAGGGGGCTCCGCCCCGCGGCAGGGACACGCTCCGGGCAGCGGATCTCACCCGTCGGGAGTGcgacggccgccggcggggcagcCGCTGCGGATGCCCACAGGTGCCTCCGgagcgccgcgccggggcggggcggggggcttcGCGGCGGAGGCCGCTCGAGGACCGCTCCTGAGAAGGGGGAAGCCGGGcacgcggcgggcggggccgcgggggcacCTGTGCGCGCGTGGGGGGGCAGGGGCCGCCCTCCGCCCCGTGGGGCGAGGGCGACACGCCCGCTCCCCAGCCCCCACGCGGCCGGCCGCCGCAGGGGATTACGGTGCGGCCCCCACGCGTGGATTACTCGCTAAAGGGATTGCGCGCAGGGAGGGCTCTGTCTGTAAACCCCCACTCACCTATAATGAAAATCATAATCGAAGGCCCCGGGGATTCCTGGCGCCTTTTGGCGCGTTCCCCTCACCCCACCCTCCCCCAGCGTAATGAGAACAACGGAAGGGATTGGGTATTTTCTTTCGCTTTGCTTtgctcttcccccttctccccccagcttatcATGGAATTGGTGCAGCTCCAAAAGGTGCTTCCAAAGCCATCAGGCGACAACATTTCTACCAGGCTACCTTCATGTTAGCATTTGCAAACCGGGACTGTACTTTCCCTTCAGTGCATTCTTAAACCCACATCCAAGGCTGATACGTTTCAGTAGATGCACATTTTATTAGAGAAAATGAATTGAAGCAGCTTTACACAATGACCTCAATTACAGTTCAGTAATACAATCAATGCTAAGATCTTATTTTCTATATTCAAACTGTGAGCTCATCTATTCTATTCAAGGTCTACAGGGGAATAtactaaatatatatacaaatactgTAGGATTAAGTGGTATATATACCACTCCACTCTTGCGGAGTTTCTGGGTTTCTAACAAAATCAAGTATAGAAAATACTAAATTTAGTGAAAAACCATTTTGCCTTCCAGTTGGCATCACTGCAGAGACATTTTTAGTGAATCCTTGTGGTAGTACTCATAGCTCCAGCGAATCGT
This genomic interval from Calonectris borealis chromosome 1, bCalBor7.hap1.2, whole genome shotgun sequence contains the following:
- the LOC142089449 gene encoding potassium voltage-gated channel subfamily A member 5-like; the protein is MEIALVTLENGGATAIAGGEDAAAGGGGGGGSARARRRGDLLHIVGSAAAAAPWLSDGKEGATPPPPPPPPPPADEERDRPPPAPRGGGGRRRSGSAGSPNGQAAACEAPPPPQPPPQPPPRAPRPGAAVEMGPPEEGGHRRGMAMAAAGEEEEEEAVAAASRGVMHHQRVLINISGLRFETQLGTLNQFPNTLLGDPDKRMRYFDPLRNEYFFDRNRPSFDGILYFYQSGGKLRRPVNVSIDVFADEIRFYQLGEEAMERFREDEGFIKEEEKPLPRNEFQRQVWLIFEYPESSGSARAIAIVSVLVILISIITFCLETLPEFRDEREMPVPLPPQSGGLNGTTGDSAPMQPPSSLSDPFFVIETTCVIWFTFELLVRFFACPSKPEFSRNIMNIIDIVAIIPYFITLGTELAHEQPGAGSGNGGGGQQQAMSLAILRVIRLVRVFRIFKLSRHSKGLQILGQTLKASMRELGLLIFFLFIGVILFSSAVYFAEADDPESHFSSIPDAFWWAVVTMTTVGYGDMRPVTVGGKIVGSLCAIAGVLTIALPVPVIVSNFNYFYHRETDHEEQAILKDEHSSAQGSTAGGDVKRRSSRNSLNKSLVHLENSEGFNNGTSSLEKTNIKAKSNVDLRKSLYALCLDTNRETDL